A window of candidate division KSB1 bacterium contains these coding sequences:
- a CDS encoding beta-galactosidase, whose protein sequence is MKDDLLRSHQFSVDGEALSLLSGEVHYWRLQPYYWEKILQRVREMGLQIIASYVCWEFHEYEPGKLDFVGETIPERDLVGFLKLCQSMNFKVIIRPGPYIYSEWPQAGIPARLARYHRLHPVFLKECEHYIQHVTETLKPWFSTKGGPIILLQADNEIDSFAYFHGEQLGLYGGDGLFQEFLKEKYKNSDQLNRIWQTRFSEFSETAGTIKLKDQIPGSKARALDFFQFQHWCAKKIARWVVNAYRAAGVDIPIYLNTVHHCYSQNLREMAEEFGLVGIDLYPSNEFHASEDEHLKFLRNVCYASAVTKLPYIPEFQCGIWHGYHYHTKNLTANHYRMSCLTALMAGIIGWNWYMLVERDNWYYSPINSRGFIRPELFEPMTKIVEVFHRLNPAKLTRLTNTAITEDEYHFWAEGIGHQNPMAKAVYDSGIPFSSFDLKKGDPKCQLLFYAGPDWLPRTNHHRLRQFIEEGGTLVCCNTFPQLDETFQAYAALPFVAPEGSTFAKNFDLKLGTIKIQIKDSLSIFRQVPGEPFYAAQSERQVDNIYAEENGLLDDHEAGRKFTIGYQLPIGKGKLVYLGVTPTPKIVKAIHQMMSTAIHCQTNTPNALVTLFQKDERKFYVIVINLGTETRDVQVLLTPAIFANSTWDCSDLFADKKMKLAFSEIPVFSVLVARKDGTVLELNH, encoded by the coding sequence ATGAAAGACGACCTCCTTCGATCCCATCAGTTCAGTGTTGACGGAGAAGCCCTTTCCCTTCTCAGCGGCGAAGTCCATTATTGGCGGCTGCAACCCTATTATTGGGAGAAAATTTTGCAACGGGTCCGCGAAATGGGCCTTCAGATCATCGCCAGTTATGTGTGTTGGGAATTTCATGAATATGAGCCTGGGAAACTGGATTTTGTTGGCGAAACCATTCCCGAGCGAGATTTGGTTGGATTTTTAAAGCTCTGCCAATCAATGAATTTCAAGGTGATCATTCGGCCGGGACCCTATATCTATTCGGAATGGCCGCAGGCTGGCATCCCAGCTCGGCTGGCCCGCTACCATCGCCTTCACCCAGTTTTTCTCAAAGAATGCGAGCATTACATTCAGCACGTTACAGAGACCTTGAAGCCCTGGTTTTCTACCAAAGGCGGGCCGATCATTTTGCTTCAAGCCGATAACGAGATCGACTCGTTCGCGTACTTTCACGGCGAGCAACTGGGCTTATATGGCGGTGACGGGCTATTTCAGGAATTTCTAAAGGAAAAATACAAAAATAGTGACCAACTGAACCGCATCTGGCAAACTCGATTCAGCGAGTTTTCCGAAACCGCGGGAACAATAAAGCTCAAAGATCAAATTCCTGGTAGCAAGGCTCGCGCCTTAGATTTCTTTCAGTTCCAACATTGGTGCGCTAAAAAGATCGCCAGATGGGTAGTCAACGCCTATCGCGCTGCGGGTGTTGACATCCCAATCTATCTCAATACCGTGCATCATTGCTACAGCCAAAATTTGAGGGAAATGGCCGAGGAATTCGGGCTGGTCGGCATCGATCTCTATCCTTCCAACGAATTTCATGCTTCTGAGGATGAACATTTAAAATTCTTGAGAAACGTCTGTTATGCCAGCGCCGTTACCAAGCTTCCCTATATTCCTGAGTTCCAATGCGGCATCTGGCATGGCTATCATTATCACACCAAAAATTTGACCGCGAATCATTATCGGATGTCTTGCTTGACTGCATTAATGGCCGGCATCATTGGCTGGAACTGGTACATGCTGGTGGAACGGGACAATTGGTATTATTCGCCCATCAATTCGCGGGGGTTTATCCGACCCGAGCTTTTCGAACCGATGACGAAAATCGTAGAAGTTTTTCATCGCCTTAATCCCGCAAAATTGACCCGGCTGACCAATACTGCGATCACTGAAGACGAGTATCATTTTTGGGCAGAGGGCATCGGCCACCAAAATCCAATGGCGAAAGCGGTTTATGACTCGGGCATCCCATTCAGCAGTTTCGATCTGAAAAAGGGTGATCCCAAATGCCAATTGCTATTTTATGCTGGACCTGACTGGTTGCCCCGAACGAATCATCATCGGCTGCGGCAGTTTATCGAAGAAGGGGGCACGCTGGTATGCTGCAATACATTTCCGCAATTGGATGAGACTTTTCAAGCATACGCGGCCCTTCCCTTCGTTGCGCCCGAGGGCTCGACCTTCGCTAAAAATTTTGATTTGAAATTGGGCACAATTAAGATTCAAATCAAGGACTCGCTTTCGATCTTTCGACAGGTGCCAGGCGAACCGTTTTATGCGGCCCAATCGGAGCGGCAGGTGGATAATATTTACGCTGAAGAGAATGGACTCTTGGATGATCATGAGGCGGGCAGAAAATTTACCATTGGATACCAGCTTCCCATTGGCAAGGGCAAGCTTGTATACCTGGGCGTTACTCCAACCCCCAAGATTGTTAAGGCAATTCATCAAATGATGTCTACTGCAATCCATTGCCAGACAAATACCCCAAATGCATTAGTGACTTTGTTTCAAAAAGATGAACGGAAATTTTATGTGATTGTTATCAACCTCGGCACGGAGACGAGGGATGTGCAAGTTCTACTGACACCAGCGATTTTCGCCAATTCAACTTGGGATTGCAGTGATCTGTTCGCTGATAAAAAGATGAAGTTGGCATTTTCTGAAATACCAGTTTTCTCTGTGTTGGTCGCTCGCAAAGATGGGACTGTTCTCGAGCTAAATCACTGA
- a CDS encoding acyl-CoA thioesterase — protein sequence MKKFTQSLKVRSYELDAQGHVNYAVYLNYLEYARVCALEQAGLRFDDYIKRGIYIVIVEVNIRYLAPATLGDELEVTLEGISLGRTSARFKQEIFNTKTGKQIVEAELAGVFINREGKPIPIDEKFKSAFFDSL from the coding sequence ATGAAAAAATTCACCCAATCGCTCAAGGTCCGTTCTTACGAATTAGATGCCCAGGGGCATGTGAATTACGCCGTCTATTTGAACTATCTGGAATATGCACGAGTATGTGCGTTGGAGCAAGCGGGTTTGCGCTTTGATGATTATATTAAGCGGGGGATTTACATCGTCATCGTCGAAGTAAATATCAGGTACTTGGCGCCAGCCACTTTGGGTGACGAGCTGGAAGTTACCCTCGAAGGGATCAGCCTTGGCCGAACCAGCGCTCGGTTCAAACAAGAGATTTTCAATACCAAAACTGGCAAGCAAATCGTCGAGGCGGAGCTCGCTGGTGTGTTCATCAATAGAGAAGGAAAGCCGATCCCGATCGATGAAAAGTTTAAAAGTGCTTTTTTTGATTCTCTATAA
- a CDS encoding T9SS type A sorting domain-containing protein codes for MNRSICALITIFSLITLFSLIPAHWAFPQGIWKYYTRADGLAGDSVFCISQDKQDNMWFGTWGAGLSKLDTNGIWTNYFTGNYTFAVIYDIEVDSSNNKWFVISRRGGPHGCYVVKFDDNKFTYYKPAPEGYPDVANVLGQDSLGYIWCGVFQSGGAYWFDGNSWNYWSVPGLWDIYNGISDIKTDRYGKLYFGHSNGVSTKYDFLFNVGRVSGIAFDKQNHLWFGVVDWKCGLWMFDGATLHRWTKDNGLINPLSQVTAVAIDSSNNVWIANGPDEWGGPLGVSKFDGTTFKHFNIDDGLVNGFVYDVFVDNKGDIWFATDGGVSVLHDTTTNSVRPVNPPAQLFSLFQNFPNPFNLNTCIKYNLNSAGKIELSIYNLLGKEVRTLIKKYQSAGEYETSWNGTDNSGKEVSSGIYLAVLTFNDSKKIIKLSLIR; via the coding sequence ATGAACCGATCAATTTGCGCACTGATCACTATTTTTTCACTGATCACTCTGTTTTCACTGATTCCTGCCCACTGGGCCTTCCCCCAGGGCATCTGGAAATATTATACCCGTGCCGATGGGCTGGCAGGAGATTCTGTTTTCTGTATTTCTCAGGATAAGCAGGATAATATGTGGTTTGGTACCTGGGGTGCTGGTTTAAGCAAACTGGATACCAATGGAATCTGGACTAACTATTTTACTGGTAATTATACATTCGCAGTAATATATGACATTGAAGTTGATTCATCCAACAATAAATGGTTTGTTATTTCTCGGAGAGGTGGCCCTCATGGATGTTATGTCGTCAAATTTGATGATAATAAGTTTACTTATTATAAGCCAGCGCCTGAAGGATACCCTGATGTTGCCAATGTGTTAGGTCAGGATTCATTGGGTTACATCTGGTGTGGTGTCTTTCAATCCGGTGGCGCCTATTGGTTTGATGGAAATAGCTGGAATTATTGGTCTGTCCCGGGCCTCTGGGATATTTATAATGGAATTAGTGATATTAAAACAGATCGTTATGGCAAGCTTTATTTTGGTCACTCTAATGGGGTATCGACTAAATATGATTTTTTATTCAATGTGGGGCGTGTTTCTGGTATCGCCTTTGACAAGCAAAACCATTTATGGTTTGGTGTAGTTGATTGGAAATGCGGATTGTGGATGTTTGATGGCGCTACTTTACATCGCTGGACTAAAGATAATGGTTTAATTAATCCACTAAGTCAGGTTACAGCTGTAGCAATCGACTCCAGCAATAATGTCTGGATTGCCAATGGGCCCGACGAATGGGGTGGGCCTTTAGGTGTATCAAAATTTGATGGCACCACTTTTAAACATTTTAATATTGATGATGGATTAGTTAATGGTTTTGTCTATGATGTTTTTGTTGACAATAAAGGAGACATATGGTTCGCAACCGATGGCGGTGTTTCTGTTCTGCATGATACAACGACGAACAGCGTAAGACCGGTAAATCCTCCAGCTCAGCTTTTCTCATTATTTCAAAATTTCCCTAATCCGTTTAATTTGAATACCTGCATTAAATATAATCTAAATTCAGCAGGTAAAATTGAATTATCCATTTATAATTTGTTAGGAAAGGAGGTGAGAACATTAATTAAAAAGTATCAATCGGCTGGAGAATATGAAACTAGTTGGAACGGAACCGACAATTCAGGAAAGGAGGTGAGTAGCGGCATTTATCTTGCCGTATTAACATTTAATGACTCAAAAAAAATAATTAAATTAAGTCTCATCAGGTAA